One Maniola hyperantus chromosome Z, iAphHyp1.2, whole genome shotgun sequence DNA window includes the following coding sequences:
- the LOC117995454 gene encoding uncharacterized protein isoform X1, which translates to MNDNNRLTANMVVEEPLRDIVTDEFTSIVFECKVSDCSRRCISYNWYKDGKQIEASRRIKISYDGNWHRLEITSVTYKDYGVYIILLNNNFNEIFSKANLYVKEIKNKQNHDVLYINPKPQGFNVTRHLRCTKVLVGDTIELEATFSSDILDDYLWFKSNQPLLPNERMIVLNDKRMTTLSILCAKETDTGIYHVVCKSEYGVASSFASVMVMNTNLVTLNASEVTPSIDEPLPEELELNVGEEGRLMCKVTYDVNTLIEWFKNGVRLEESNNVTIEYYNNRCTCLRIKNACMKDGGEYSILMRDEITGHTDTSTCFLTINYSPTDTLHSVQLNTPLQPIVACIGSMLSLNCSFILDDSKYYYVVWYIGHYRVERTNHRFHVTSSGGEFFLFIKQIVPGMSGEVTCELRRALPNRKSVRVNSAASNLTIVPPAVIDHKILNLNNIFFKRNIFNAGNSKLSIPVNKTKPFSNGIQKPAISTNGSNVCKEEMEITYCRLDDDNFYFDITTSDDEIKHINHVSLYENYVYYDNSKSKSQIVIMEWCNTMANRPGLDEPKKKWYKIEFRKANDEFVEAGVSSIPLLELKDPPLEQVMKFRITLAESLHNANESRVCISPVVQELQKVNKQCELKPIEDFNSIFTKTGDLIGCGAFGSVVLVRNNEGQFYAAKILKTRTQKKRDTAIREYEMMKKLSHPKLVELHSTFTAKESFILVMDYLWGGELFDRIVEEEHIKELDVVPYVRQICEALQYLHSYKIVHLDLKPENIICLSPNSRQVKIIDFGLARVLDDSQVRAIYGTRDYVAPEVLNFEQLTLACDMWSLGVVTYMLLSGVMPFSGDSWPERSANITKANYNYHETAFKDISDLAKDFVDHLLILQPGKRMKVPDALNHRWIVEGPPKGAKAGHMKRTRQNLKSYLANNRARWQRAGNVMIAAHRLRNAGSQRNTLDADRVSPRVT; encoded by the exons ATGAATGATAATAATAGATTAACAGCAAATATGGTTGTAGAAGAGCCTTTACGTGATATTGTAACTGATGAATTCACATCTATTGTGTTTGAATGCAAAGTAAGTGACTGTTCTAGGAGATGCATCTCGTATAATTGGTATAAAGACGGTAAACAAATCGAAGCCTCTCGCAGAATCAAAATAAGCTACGATGGAAATTGGCATAGACTAGAGATTACATCAGTTACTTATAAAGATTATGgtgtttacattattttattgaacaaCAATTTCAATGAAATATTTTCTAAAGCAAATCTTTATGTCAAAGAAATTAAAAACAAGCAAAACCATGATGTTCTCTATATTAATCCAAAACCTCAAGGTTTTAATGttacaaggcatttaagatgtACAAAAGTATTAGTAGGTGATACTATAGAGTTAGAAGCAACATTTAGTTCCGATATCTTAGATGACTACTTATGGTTCAAAAGTAATCAACCATTACTGCCAAATGAACGTATGATTGTACTGAATGATAAAAGAATGACTACACTTTCTATACTGTGTGCCAAAGAGACTGACACCGGAATTTACCACGTGGTATGTAAATCTGAATATGGTGTCGCGTCAAGTTTTGCAAGTGTGATGGTAATGAATACTAACCTCGTTACATTAAATGCTAGTGAAGTCACCCCAAGTATAGACGAGCCTTTGCCAGAGGAACTAGAACTTAATGTAGGAGAGGAAGGAAGGCTCATGTGTAAAGTCACTTATGACGTTAACACTCTAATTGAATGGTTTAAAAATGGAGTAAGACTGGAAGAAAGCAATAACGTCACAATAGAGTATTACAACAACAGATGTACTtgtttaagaataaaaaatgcttGCATGAAAGATGGTGGGgagtattctattctaatgcGAGATGAAATTACTGGGCACACAGACACATCCACCTGCTTTTTAACTATCAACT ATTCTCCTACGGATACGTTGCATTCAGTCCAATTAAATACACCATTACAACCGATTGTAGCTTGTATCGGATCTATGTTATCATTGAATTGTTCTTTCATTTTGGAtgattcaaaatattattatgtggtTTGGTATATTGGCCATTACAGAGTAGAACGCACAAATCATCGATTCCACGTAA CAAGCAGTGGTGGggaatttttcttatttattaaacaaatagTGCCTGGCATGTCGGGTGAAGTCACTTGTGAACTTCGCAGAGCATTACCTAACAGGAAATCAGTTAGAGTCAATAGCGCAGCATCAAATTTAACCATAGTGCCTCCCGCAGTTATTGACCATAAAATACTAAAtttgaataatatatttttcaaacgTAATATCTTCAACGCTGGAAATTCCAAACTCAGTATCCCTGTTAATAAAACGAAGCCCTTTTCGAATGGAATCCAAAAACCCGCA ATTTCTACAAATGGTTCCAATGTTTGTAAGGAAGAAATGGAGATCACATATTGCAg ACTGGATGatgacaatttttattttgatattactACTAGCGATGATGAAATTAAACATATTAACCATGTATCGCTCTACGAAAACTATGTATATTATGACAATTCTAAATCAAAGTCTCAAATTGTGATTATGGAATG GTGCAACACAATGGCAAATCGTCCAGGATTAGATGAACCGAAGAAAAAATGGTATAAAATTGAATTTAGAAAAGCAAATGATGAATTTGTAGAAGCTGGCGTTTCAAGCATACCGCTGCTAGAGTTGAAAGATCCTCCGTTAGAACAAGTTATGAAGTTTCGTATAACGTTAGCAGAATCGTTACACAATGCTAACGAATCAAGAGTTTGTATAT CACCAGTTGTTCAAGAACTACAAAAAGTGAACAAACAATGCGAGCTCAAACCAATAGAAGATTTTAATTCAATCTTTACGAAAACCGGTGATTTAATTGGGTGTGGTGCATTTGGAAGTGTAGTTCTTGTTCGTAATAATGAAGGACAATTCTATGCTGctaaaatattgaaaactagAACCCAGAAAAAAAGAGATACTGCTATAAGAGAATATGAAATGATGAAAAAATTAAGTCATCCAAAATTAGTAGAACTGCACAGTACGTTTACAGCAAAAGAATCTTTTATCTTGGTGATGGATTA TCTTTGGGGTGGTGAGCTATTCGACAGAATAGTAGAAGAAGAACACATTAAAGAACTTGACGTAGTACCTTACGTGAGACAAATCTGTGAAGCTTTACAATATTTACACAGTTACAAAATAGTTCATTTAGATTTAAAACCGGAGAATATTATTTGTCTTAGCCCAAATTCTCGACAAGTGAAAATCATAGATTTCGGTTTGGCTAGAGTTTTAGACGATAGTCAAGTGAGAGCTATCTACGGAACCAGAGATTATGTTGCACCAGAAGTATTAAATTTTGAACAGCTGACTTTAGCCTGTGATATGTGGAGTTTAGGTGTGGTTACTTATATGCT actgTCAGGGGTTATGCCCTTCAGTGGAGATAGCTGGCCCGAGCGGTCAGCAAACATTACAAAAGCTAACTATAACTATCACGAAACAGCATTTAAAGATATATCAGATTTAGCCAAAGATTTTGTTGATCACCTTCTTATATTACAACCCGGAAAACGTATGAAAGTACCCGATGCTTTAAATCATAGGTGGATAGTGGAAGGTCCTCCTAAAGGTGCGAAGGCTGGACACATGAAACGAACCAGACAAAATTTGAAGTCCTATTTAGCTAATAATAGGGCTAGATGGCAA AGAGCTGGGAACGTTATGATAGCGGCGCATCGCCTACGCAATGCGGGCAGTCAAAGGAACACATTGGATGCTGACCGTGTTTCGCCTAGAGTGACTTAG
- the LOC117995454 gene encoding uncharacterized protein isoform X2: protein MNDNNRLTANMVVEEPLRDIVTDEFTSIVFECKVSDCSRRCISYNWYKDGKQIEASRRIKISYDGNWHRLEITSVTYKDYGVYIILLNNNFNEIFSKANLYVKEIKNKQNHDVLYINPKPQGFNVTRHLRCTKVLVGDTIELEATFSSDILDDYLWFKSNQPLLPNERMIVLNDKRMTTLSILCAKETDTGIYHVVCKSEYGVASSFASVMVMNTNLVTLNASEVTPSIDEPLPEELELNVGEEGRLMCKVTYDVNTLIEWFKNGVRLEESNNVTIEYYNNRCTCLRIKNACMKDGGEYSILMRDEITGHTDTSTCFLTINYSPTDTLHSVQLNTPLQPIVACIGSMLSLNCSFILDDSKYYYVVWYIGHYRVERTNHRFHIASSGGEFFLFIKQIVPGMSGEVTCELRRALPNRKSVRVNSAASNLTIVPPAVIDHKILNLNNIFFKRNIFNAGNSKLSIPVNKTKPFSNGIQKPAISTNGSNVCKEEMEITYCRLDDDNFYFDITTSDDEIKHINHVSLYENYVYYDNSKSKSQIVIMEWCNTMANRPGLDEPKKKWYKIEFRKANDEFVEAGVSSIPLLELKDPPLEQVMKFRITLAESLHNANESRVCISPVVQELQKVNKQCELKPIEDFNSIFTKTGDLIGCGAFGSVVLVRNNEGQFYAAKILKTRTQKKRDTAIREYEMMKKLSHPKLVELHSTFTAKESFILVMDYLWGGELFDRIVEEEHIKELDVVPYVRQICEALQYLHSYKIVHLDLKPENIICLSPNSRQVKIIDFGLARVLDDSQVRAIYGTRDYVAPEVLNFEQLTLACDMWSLGVVTYMLLSGVMPFSGDSWPERSANITKANYNYHETAFKDISDLAKDFVDHLLILQPGKRMKVPDALNHRWIVEGPPKGAKAGHMKRTRQNLKSYLANNRARWQRAGNVMIAAHRLRNAGSQRNTLDADRVSPRVT, encoded by the exons ATGAATGATAATAATAGATTAACAGCAAATATGGTTGTAGAAGAGCCTTTACGTGATATTGTAACTGATGAATTCACATCTATTGTGTTTGAATGCAAAGTAAGTGACTGTTCTAGGAGATGCATCTCGTATAATTGGTATAAAGACGGTAAACAAATCGAAGCCTCTCGCAGAATCAAAATAAGCTACGATGGAAATTGGCATAGACTAGAGATTACATCAGTTACTTATAAAGATTATGgtgtttacattattttattgaacaaCAATTTCAATGAAATATTTTCTAAAGCAAATCTTTATGTCAAAGAAATTAAAAACAAGCAAAACCATGATGTTCTCTATATTAATCCAAAACCTCAAGGTTTTAATGttacaaggcatttaagatgtACAAAAGTATTAGTAGGTGATACTATAGAGTTAGAAGCAACATTTAGTTCCGATATCTTAGATGACTACTTATGGTTCAAAAGTAATCAACCATTACTGCCAAATGAACGTATGATTGTACTGAATGATAAAAGAATGACTACACTTTCTATACTGTGTGCCAAAGAGACTGACACCGGAATTTACCACGTGGTATGTAAATCTGAATATGGTGTCGCGTCAAGTTTTGCAAGTGTGATGGTAATGAATACTAACCTCGTTACATTAAATGCTAGTGAAGTCACCCCAAGTATAGACGAGCCTTTGCCAGAGGAACTAGAACTTAATGTAGGAGAGGAAGGAAGGCTCATGTGTAAAGTCACTTATGACGTTAACACTCTAATTGAATGGTTTAAAAATGGAGTAAGACTGGAAGAAAGCAATAACGTCACAATAGAGTATTACAACAACAGATGTACTtgtttaagaataaaaaatgcttGCATGAAAGATGGTGGGgagtattctattctaatgcGAGATGAAATTACTGGGCACACAGACACATCCACCTGCTTTTTAACTATCAACT ATTCTCCTACGGATACGTTGCATTCAGTCCAATTAAATACACCATTACAACCGATTGTAGCTTGTATCGGATCTATGTTATCATTGAATTGTTCTTTCATTTTGGAtgattcaaaatattattatgtggtTTGGTATATTGGCCATTACAGAGTAGAACGCACAAATCATCGATTCCAC ATAGCAAGCAGTGGTGGggaatttttcttatttattaaacaaatagTGCCTGGCATGTCGGGTGAAGTCACTTGTGAACTTCGCAGAGCATTACCTAACAGGAAATCAGTTAGAGTCAATAGCGCAGCATCAAATTTAACCATAGTGCCTCCCGCAGTTATTGACCATAAAATACTAAAtttgaataatatatttttcaaacgTAATATCTTCAACGCTGGAAATTCCAAACTCAGTATCCCTGTTAATAAAACGAAGCCCTTTTCGAATGGAATCCAAAAACCCGCA ATTTCTACAAATGGTTCCAATGTTTGTAAGGAAGAAATGGAGATCACATATTGCAg ACTGGATGatgacaatttttattttgatattactACTAGCGATGATGAAATTAAACATATTAACCATGTATCGCTCTACGAAAACTATGTATATTATGACAATTCTAAATCAAAGTCTCAAATTGTGATTATGGAATG GTGCAACACAATGGCAAATCGTCCAGGATTAGATGAACCGAAGAAAAAATGGTATAAAATTGAATTTAGAAAAGCAAATGATGAATTTGTAGAAGCTGGCGTTTCAAGCATACCGCTGCTAGAGTTGAAAGATCCTCCGTTAGAACAAGTTATGAAGTTTCGTATAACGTTAGCAGAATCGTTACACAATGCTAACGAATCAAGAGTTTGTATAT CACCAGTTGTTCAAGAACTACAAAAAGTGAACAAACAATGCGAGCTCAAACCAATAGAAGATTTTAATTCAATCTTTACGAAAACCGGTGATTTAATTGGGTGTGGTGCATTTGGAAGTGTAGTTCTTGTTCGTAATAATGAAGGACAATTCTATGCTGctaaaatattgaaaactagAACCCAGAAAAAAAGAGATACTGCTATAAGAGAATATGAAATGATGAAAAAATTAAGTCATCCAAAATTAGTAGAACTGCACAGTACGTTTACAGCAAAAGAATCTTTTATCTTGGTGATGGATTA TCTTTGGGGTGGTGAGCTATTCGACAGAATAGTAGAAGAAGAACACATTAAAGAACTTGACGTAGTACCTTACGTGAGACAAATCTGTGAAGCTTTACAATATTTACACAGTTACAAAATAGTTCATTTAGATTTAAAACCGGAGAATATTATTTGTCTTAGCCCAAATTCTCGACAAGTGAAAATCATAGATTTCGGTTTGGCTAGAGTTTTAGACGATAGTCAAGTGAGAGCTATCTACGGAACCAGAGATTATGTTGCACCAGAAGTATTAAATTTTGAACAGCTGACTTTAGCCTGTGATATGTGGAGTTTAGGTGTGGTTACTTATATGCT actgTCAGGGGTTATGCCCTTCAGTGGAGATAGCTGGCCCGAGCGGTCAGCAAACATTACAAAAGCTAACTATAACTATCACGAAACAGCATTTAAAGATATATCAGATTTAGCCAAAGATTTTGTTGATCACCTTCTTATATTACAACCCGGAAAACGTATGAAAGTACCCGATGCTTTAAATCATAGGTGGATAGTGGAAGGTCCTCCTAAAGGTGCGAAGGCTGGACACATGAAACGAACCAGACAAAATTTGAAGTCCTATTTAGCTAATAATAGGGCTAGATGGCAA AGAGCTGGGAACGTTATGATAGCGGCGCATCGCCTACGCAATGCGGGCAGTCAAAGGAACACATTGGATGCTGACCGTGTTTCGCCTAGAGTGACTTAG